The following nucleotide sequence is from Streptomyces sp. NBC_00239.
TGAATGAACTCGCCACGGGCCGGGCGCGATTCACTTGACACAGGAGGACCAGAAATTTGGCGGAACGGAGTGCGCCGGGGCGCGCGCGGCGATGGAGTGCGCCGGGCAGCCGCGGTCTTCCGCTTCGTAACCACCGGCGAGTTCGACCCGTTGGAGGGGGCATGGGCTTCACGATCGGCGGCAGTCGGGGAACCAAGGAGTTCCGGGCCGGCTCTCGGCGCCGCGGCCGGATGTCGGAGTGCACGGCAGTGGCCGAGTACACCGGGCTGTGGGGCTGGGACGTGGTCCCGGGCGCCCGGGCCGCGGCCGGCAGCCGGGCCTGCTCCTGCGGCGACCCGCAGTGCCCGGCGCCGGGCGCGCATCCGCTGGCTTTCGACGCCGGGGTGCCGGCGGGCGCGACCCTGGACGAGGTGACCGAGTCCTGGGGCGAGTTCCCGGGTGCGGCGGTGCTGCTCCCGGTGGGCCGGTCGTTCGACGTCATCGAGGTGGCCGAGGAGGCCGGGCGGCGGGCGCTGGTACGGCTGGAGCGGATGGGGCTGCCGCTCGGTCCGGTCGCCGCGACCCCGGACGGCCGGGCCCAGTTCTTCGTGGCGCCCGGCGCGGCCGCCGAGCTGCCCCAGCTGCTCTACCGGATGGGCTGGGACGACGCGGACCTGGACCTGCGCGCCCTGGGCGGCGGCAGCTTCGTCACGGCGCCGCCGTCGGACCGCGGCGGGCTGGGCCCGATGCGCTGGCTTCGGCCGCCGGCCCTGGACTCGGCGGGCGACCCGCCGCAGGCCCGGCTGCTGCTGGGCACCCTGGCGTACATCTGCCACCGCTTCCAGCTGTAGGCGCGGGATGCGACGAGGGGCCCGGCGGTCTCGGCCGCCGGGCCCCTCGTCGTCGTACCGGGTGCGCCGGTACGGATACGCCACCACCGGGTACGCCGGTACCGGACACGTCGTACCGGGTGCGGGGGTCAGTCCCCGATCAGGGCGTCCACGAACGCGCCCGGCTCGAACGGCGCCAGGTCGTCCGGGCCCTCGCCGAGGCCGACGAGCTTGACGGGGACGCCCAGCTCGCGCTGGACGGCGATGACGATGCCGCCCTTGGCGGTGCCGTCGAGCTTGGTCAGCACGATGCCGGTGATGTCGACGACCTCCGCGAAGACGCGGGCCTGCACCAGACCGTTCTGCCCGGTGGTGGCGTCGAGGACGAGCAGGATCTCGTCCAGCGGGCCGTGCTTCTCCACGACGCGCTTGACCTTGCCGAGCTCGTCCATGAGGCCGGTCTTGGTGTGCAGCCGGCCCGCGGTGTCGATGAGGACGACGTCCGCGCCCTCGGCGATGCCCTCCTTGACCGCGTCGTACGCGATCGAGGCCGGGTCGCCGCCCTCGGGGCCGCGCACCGTGCGGGCGCCGACCCGGTCGCCCCAGGTCTGCAGCTGGTCGGCGGCGGCGGCGCGGAAGGTGTCGGCCGCGCCGAGGACCACGCTGCGGCCGTCGGCCACCAGGACCCGGGCGAGCTTGCCGGTGGTGGTGGTCTTGCCGGTGCCGTTGACCCCGACGACCATGACGACGCCCGGGGTGTCGACACCGCTCTCGGTCTTGACCGCGCGGTCCGTGTCCGGGCCGATGAGCGCGATGAGCTCTTCGCGCAGCAGCGTGCGCAGCTGCTCGGGGGTACGGGTGCCGAGCACCTTGACCCGCTCGCGCAGCCGGTCCACCAGCTCCTGGGTGGGCGCGACACCGACGTCGGCGATGAGGAGGGTCTCCTCGATCTCCTCCCAGGTGTCCTCGTCGAGGTGCTCCCGGGAGAGCAGCGTGAGCAAGCCCTTCCCGAGGGAGTTCTGGGAGCGCGAGAGGCGGGCGCGCAGCCGGACGAGGCGGCCGGCCGTCGGCTCGGGCACCTCGATCTCGGGTGCGGCCGGGGCCTGGGGCTCCGCCGCGGGCGCCTCCACGGCGGGTGCCTGCGCCTCGGCCTCGGGGAGCGCGACCTCTTCGATCGTGCGGCGCGGCTCTTCGGCCGTGGGTGCGGCTTCCTCCCCCACGTGCGGTTCGGCGGGCGGGGCAGTGATGGTCGGCGTGCTCGACGGCGCCGTGGGCGGCAGCTGCTTCTTCTTGCGGCCGCTGACCACGAGCCCGCTGATCACGCCGACCGCGACCAGGGCGATGACTACAGCAAGGATGAGGATTTCCATAACGCGACCAGTATCGGCCACGGCCGCCGCGGAACCCGGACCCTGGAGCTTCACACGAGGGCTTAAGCCTCTATTTGTTCTTTTCGCGCGAAACCTACGATGATGGGCGACTCCCCCACATCTCCCCCACGGAGCACGCATGCCTGCCGAGCCCGCCGACGGCGCGATAGAAACCCGCGGCCTGGAGCCCGTCCCCGACGCCGAGCGCACCGGTCGCGTCCGCGAACTCGTCCCCACCTGGGTCGCCGCCAACATCAGCGTGCTGCTGCTGACCATGGGCGCCGGACTGGTGATCTTCAACAAGCTCAACATCTGGCAGGTGCTGGTCGTCGCGGTGGTCGCACCCGTCGTCTCGTACGGACTGGTGGGCCTGGTCTCGATCGCGGGGAAGCGCGGTGGCGCCCCCGGGATGGCGTTGTCCCGGGCGGTGTTCGGGCAGCGCGGCAACCTCTTCCCGGGCGCGCTGATCTGGATCGCGCGCTGGGGCTGGGAGACGATCAACGCGGTCAGCGGCGCCTACGCCCTGCTCACCGTCCTCGACCTGCTCTTCGGCATCAAGAGCAGCACCGCGCTGATCGTGGTCACGCTGCTGCTCTTCGTGGGCTGCACCTTCCTGGTGTCGGGTCTGGGCATCAACGCCCTGCGGGTGTGCAGCACCTGGTCCACGTACCTGTTCGGGGCCTTCAGCGTGCTGGTGCTCGGCTACCTGGTGGCGACCACCGACTGGTCGTCTGTCTTCGGCAAGCCGGCCGGCTCCACGGCGATGATGATCGCGGGCATCGGCACGATCGCCGCGGGCGGCATCAGCTGGGTGCCCTCCGGCCCGGACTTCACCCGCTACCTGCCCCGTACGGCCTCCTCGCGCGGGATGGTCGGCGCGACCATCGGCGGCGCCGGCGTGGTCGTGCTGCCCATGGTGCTGATGGGCGCGGTGATGGCCGTGGGGACCCCGGACCTGGCGACGGCGCAGGACCCGGTGTCGTTCATCGGCGAGCTGCTGCCCACCTGGATCGCGGTCCCGTACCTGCTGATCGCACTGATCGGCATGCTGCTGATCAACTCGATGTCCATGTACTCGGCGGGCTTCACGGCGCAGACCCTGGGCATCAAGGTCCCGCGGGCGTGGGCGGTCAGCGTGAACGCCGTGATCAGCCTGGTCTTCGGCTTCCTGCTGATGGTGGTCGCGACCAGCTTCTTCGGCTCGTTCATCTCCTTCCTGACGCTGCTCGCGGTGGCGTTCTCGGCGTGGATCGGCGTCTTCGGCGTGGACCTGCTGCGCGGCCGCGCCTACGACGCGAAGGCCCTGCTCGACACCACCCGCACGAGCGCGTACTGGTACCGGGGCGGCTTCGCCTGGCAGGCGATGACGGCGTGGGGCGCGGCGCTGGCGGTGGGGCTGCTCTTCACCCGCGTGGACTGGTTCAGCGGACCGCTCGCGACCACCTGGATCGGCGAGAACGGCCTGGGCTGGGTGGCCGGCATCCTCACCTCGGGCCTGCTGTACGCGGTCCTGCCGGGCAACCCGGTGTCCGCGGCGGACGCCACGTACGCGGCGGCGGAGGGCTCGGCGGACGAGTCGGGCACGGCCGCGGAAGCGGAGCGCGAGCCTGCCGGATCCCTGTCCAACTGACGCTGCGTCAGCTAACGTCCCCCTTCGCCCGGCCCGTCCACCAAGGCGAAGGGGGACTTCTCCATGCCCATCACCGTGGCCCGGTTCAATCTCGTCGACCCGCACGGCACCCCCGAGTCGCTCTCGGCCCGCTACCGGGCGGCCGTGGAGATGGCCGCGTACGCCGACGACCGCGGGATCGACACCGTCCAGACCGAGGAGCACCACGGCGCCGCCGACAACTGGCTCCCCTCGCCGTTCGCCTTCGCGGGCGCGGTCTTCGGCGCCACCCGGCGGATCGCGGTCACCGTCTCCGCGATCATCGGACCGCTGTACGACCCGCTGCGCGCGGCCGAGGACATCGCGGTCCTGGACCTGATCAGCGGCGGCCGGCTGGTCACGGTGGCCGGCATCGGCTACCGGCCCGAGGAGTACGAGCAGCAGGGCGTGGAGTGGCGCCGCCGCGGCCGGCTCCAGGACGAGCTGCTGGAGACCCTGCTGCGGGCCTGGACGGGCGAGGAGTTCACGTACCGGGGCCGGACCGTACGGGTCACCCCGCGGCCCTTCACCCGGCCGCACCCGATGCTGCTGGTCGGCGGCAGCTCGCAGGCGGCGGCCCGCCGCGCGGCCCGGCTGGGCCTGCCCTTCTTCCCGAGCGCGCACCTGCCGGAGCTGGAGGAGTACTACCGGGCGCGGCTGGCGGAGTACGGCACGGAGGGCTTCTGCATGATGCCGGCGGCGCAGACCCCGCTGCTGCACCTGGCCGAGGACCCGGACAAGGCGTGGGCGGAGCACGGGGAGCGCTTCCTGCACGAGGCGGGCATGTACGCGTCCTGGCAGTCCGCGGACATCCGCTCGGCGGTCCGCTCGGCCGCCACCACGGTGGCGGAGCTGCGCGCGGAGGGCGTGTACCGGATCCTCACCCCGGACCAGGCACTGGCGTACGCGCGGGAGGCGGGCGAGTCGGGGAACCTCGTCCTGCACCCGCTGTGCGGCGGGATGCCGGTCGACGAGGGCTGGCGCAGCCTGCACCTGCTGTGCGAACAGGTGCTGCCCCGGCTCAAGGACTGAGCCGGGGCAGCACCGCGTACGAGGAGAGGGGCGCGGGCGGGGAGGTCAGCCCATCTCCTCCAGCGCCTTGCCCTTGGTCTCCGGCACCCACTTGAGGATGAAGGGGATCGAGAGCACGGCGAAGACCGTGTAGATCACGTAGGCGCCCGACAGGTTCCAGTCGGACAGGGTCGGGAAGGAGACCGTGATCACCCAGTTGGCGACCCACTGGGCCGCGGCGGCCACGCCCAGGGCCGCGGCCCGGATGCGGTTGGGGAACATCTCGCCGAGCAGCACCCAGACGACCACGCCCCAGGAGAGGGCGAAGAAGAGGACGAAGGAGTGCGCCGCGATCAGCGCGATCGTGCCCTGGGTCTCGGGCATCGAGATCTCGCCCGCGACGTCCTCCTTGTAGGAGAAGGCCCAGGCGGCCGTCCCGAGGGAGAGCGCCATGCCGACCGAGCCGATGAGGGCGAGCGGCTTGCGGCCGATCCGGTCCACGAAGACCATCGCGATCACCGTGCCGATGATGTTGATGATCGACGTGGTGAAGGAGTAGAGGAACGAGCTGGTCGGGTCGATGCCGACGGACTGCCACAGCGAGGAGCTGTAGTAGAAGATCACGTTGATGCCGACGAGCTGCTGGAAGACGGACAGGCCGATGCCGACCCAGACGATGGGCAGCAGGCCGAAGCGGCCGCCGCGCAGGTCCTTGAAGGTCGACTTGTGCTCGGAGCGCATGGCCGCGTCGATCTCGCGGACGCGCGCGTCGAGGTCGACCGCGGCGCCCTCGACCTCGCCGAGCACCTTCTTGGCCTGCTCGGTGCGGCCCACCGAGATCAGGAACCGCGGGGACTCCGGGATGACGAAGGACAGCAGCCCGTAGAGCATCGCGGGGACCACCATCACGCCGAGCATCCACTGCCAGGCCTCGAGGCCGCCGATCTCGCCCCGCTGGTCGCCGTCGGCGAGGTTGAGGATGCCCCAGTTGACCAGCTGGGAGACGGCGATGCCGATCACGATCGCGGCCTGCTGGAACGAGGCGAGGCGACCCCGGTAGGCGGGCGGCGAGACCTCGGCGATGTAGGCGGGGCCGATCACCGAGGCCATGCCGATGCCGAAGCCGCCGATGACCCGCCACATCGCCAGGTCCCAGAGCGCGAAGGGCAGGGCGGAGCCGATGGCGCTGGCGGTGAAGAGGGCGGCGGAGATCTGCATGCAGCGGATTCGGCCGATCCGGTCGGCGAGGCGGCCGGCCGTGGCGGCGCCGATGGCACAGCCGATCAGCGCGGCGGCGATCACCTGGGCGAGGGCCTCGGAGCCGATGGCGAAGCGCTCCCGGATGGCTTCGACGGCGCCGTTGATGACGGAGCTGTCGTATCCGAAGAGGAAGCCGCCCATGGCGGCGGCCGCGGTGATGAAGATGACGTGGCCGAGGTGTTCCGGGGGCGGCGTGCGTCCGGAGTCCGGCGCGGTCGCCTTCGCTGTGCTGGTCAAGGTGTGCTCCGTGAGGGTTTTGTCCGTTTTCCCAGTGGCGCACAGTTCAAGATCGGGCACCACCGGAAGGCGGGAGGCAGCGGAGCGAGCCTATGTGTTCATTTTATGAAGTCAAGGTTTCGAACGAAGATGCTTTGAGTGGATTCTCAAGCCGCCCCTCGCCCACTGACCTTCAAGTCTTGAACGAATGGAGTTCGGGAGTGGACTCCTAGCGGAGGCGCTGGCTGATCACCTTCGAGACCCCGTCGCCCTGCATCGAGACGCCGTAGAGCGCGTCGGCGACCTCCATCGTGCGCTTCTGATGGGTGATCACGATCAGCTGCGAGCTCTCCTGGAGCTCCTCCATGATCCGGATCAGCCGCTGCAGGTTGGTGTCGTCGAGCGCGGCCTCGACCTCGTCCATCACGTAGAACGGGCTGGGGCGCGCCTTGAAGATGGAGACCAGCAGCGCCACGGCCGTCAGCGACCGCTCGCCGCCGGAGAGCAGCGACAGCCGCTTGACCTTCTTGCCCGGCGGCCGGGCCTCGACGTCCACTCCGGTGGTCAGCATGTGGGCGGGGTCGGTGAGCACCAGCCGGCCTTCGCCGCCCGGGAACAGCCGCGAGAAGACGCCCTCGAACTCGCGGGCGGTGTCCCGGTACGCCTCGGTGAAGACCTGCTCGACGCGCTCGTCGACCTCCTTCACGACCTGAAGGAGGTCGGCGCGGGTCCGGCGCAGGTCGTCGAGCTGCTCGCTCAGGAATTTGTGACGCTCCTCCAGCGCCGCGAACTCCTCCAGGGCCAGCGGATTGACCTTGCCGAGCTGCTGGTAGGCCCGCTCGGCGGCCTTGAGCCGCTTCTCCTGCTGGGCGCGTACGAAGGGCCCCGGCCGGTTGCGCGGATGGTCCGGGTCCTCGGGCAGCTCCTCGCCGTCGGCCGGCGGGGAGGGCGGCACCGGCTGGTCGGGCCCGTACTCGGCAGCCAGCCCGGCGGGCTCCACGCCGAACTCCTCCAGGGCGCGGGCCGTGAGCTGCTCGATGCGCAGCCGCTTCTCGGCGCCGAGCACCTCGCCGCGGTGCACCGAGTCGGTGAGCTTGTCGAGTTCCGAGGCGAGGCCGCGGGCGCGGGTGCGCTCCTCGGCGAGCGCCTGCTCGCGGCGGCCCTTGGCCTGTTCGGCGGCGGCCCGCTCCTGTTCGGCCCGGACGACGGACACCTCGATGTGGGCGAGCAGCAGGCGGGCGCCGCGGGCGACGGCGGCGGCCACGTCCGCCTCGTGGCGCAGCCGGGCGCGGCGGCGCTCGGCGCGGGCCCGGGCCTCGCGCTCGGCGCGGGCGCCGCGGTCGAGGGCGTCGGCCCGGCCGGCCAGGCCCTTGACCCGCTCCTCGTGGGTACGGAGCTGGAGCCGGGCCTCCATCTCGGTCTGGCGGGCGTTCGCGCCATCGGCGGCGAGGCGGTCGCGCACCGCCGTGTCGGGGTCCTCGTCCACCGGCATCTCCTCGGCGACCAGGAGCCGCTCGGCCAGCTCCTCGGCCTCGGCGAGGGCCCGCTCCAGCGCGTCCTGCGCGGTGGCGGCGGCCGCGGCGCTGCGCTCGGCCTCGCCGGCCGCGCCGCGGGCCACGCCCGCGAGCCGGCCGAGCTGCTGGGCGACGCCCGCCTTCTCCTTCTCGCCGGCGCGGCGGCGCTCCCCCAGCTCCTCGGCCAGGGCCGTGGCGGCGGTGCGGGCGGCGGCGGTCTCCTGCTGGGCGGCGGCCAGCTCGGCGCAGCGCAGGTCGAGGCGGGCCAGTTCGGCGGCGGCCTCGTCGACGGCCGCCTGTACCTCCAGCAGGCTCGGGGCCCCGGCGGCGCCGCCGTGCGCGAGGTGCGCGCCCAGCACGTCGCCGTCGGCGGTGACGGCCACCGCGTCGGGGCGCTCCCGCAGCAGCGCCTGCGCCGCGTCGAGGTCCGGCACGACGTAGTGGTCCCGGAGCACCCGCTCCAGGGCCTCCTGCAACCCGGCGTCCCCGCGTACGAGCGCCACGGCGGGCACGGGCCCCGCGACGACGGCGAGCACGTCACCCCGCCCGGCCCCGGCGGGGCCGGGCCCGGCAGGGCCGGGGACAGCGGGGCCTGGGACAGCGGGATCCGCACCGGCCGGGGCCGGATGGTGCGGGGCGGGGGCGGGCGGCGCCGCGTCGGCCGAGGCCGAACCCAGGTGGGCGGGACCGGGGACGGGCGCTGCCACCTCGCCCGACGCCGGGGCCGGGTGGGCCGGGCCGGGGACGGGCGGCGCCGCGTCGGCCGAGGCCGAACGCGGGTGGGCGGGACCGGGGACGGGCGCTGCCACCTCGCCCGAGGCCGGGGACGGCCGGGCCGGGCCGGGGACCGCCGGCGCCACCTCGCCCGAGCCCGGGCCCGGGTGGGCCGGGCCGGGGACGGCCGGCGCCGCGTCGGCCGAGGCCGGGGCCGGGACGGTCGGTGGCGCGTCGGCCGGGGTCGGGGTCGGGTGGGTCGGGGCGGGGATGGTCGGGGGGTGGGCGGGTGGGGTGATGAGGAAGGCGGCGCGGCCGGCGTCGGAGGCGCGGAGGTGGCGGATCGCCTCCGCGGCCGCGGCCGGCGAGGACACCGCGAGGGCATCGGCCGCCGCGCCCAGCGCCGCCGCCACCGCGGTCTCGTGCCCCGGCGCGACGGAGAGCCGCTCGGCGGCCGGGCCGAGCAGCCCGGCGAGCCGGTCGCGGGCCGCGAGCAGCGCGCCGGTGCCGTCCTTGCGGCGCAGCCCCAGCGCGAGGGCGTCGTGCCGGGCCGAGACCGCGGCGCGGGACCGGTCGGCCGCCGTGGCCGCTTCCCGGGCCGCGGAGAACGCGGCCTCCGCCGCCGCCAGCGCCGCCCGGGCGGCCTCGTGCTCCGCCGCCACCTCCGAGTCGTCCGCGTCCAGCGCGGCCACCTCGGCGGCCAGCTGCTCGTACTCCTCCTGCGCGGCGGCGGCCCGGGCGGCGGCGGCTTCCCGGGCCTCCGCGAGCCGGTCGATCTCCGCCTGCGCCGCGCCGGCCCGGGACCGGGCCGCGCCGACCTGTCCGGAGAGGCGCGCCAGCCCCTCCCGCCGGTCGGCGATCGCGCGCGCCACGTCCTTCAGGCGGCGCTCCTCGGCCGCCAGGGCGCGTTCCAGTTCGGCCCGGTGCTCGACCGTGTCCTCCAGTGCCCGGTCGGCTGCCTCCAGCGCGGCTTCCAGTTCCGCTTCCTGCTCGCGGATCCGGGCGGCCTCGCGCTCCATGTCCTCCGGGTCGCGTCCGCGCCGCTCCTCCTCGGCCGGCGCGCTCGCGCTCTTGACCCGCGCGTCGGCCAGCGAGACCGTGCCGCGGACCCGTTCCGCGAGCTGCGACAGCTCGTACCAGGTCTGCTGGGCCAGCCGCAGCCGCGGTGCGAGTTCGCCGACGGCCGCCTCCAGTTCCGCCTCCAGGTTCTGGGCGGCCCGCAGCCTGGCCTCGGCGTTCTCCTTGCGTTCCTTGAGTGCCGCCTCGTCGGCGAGTTCCGCGTCCAGGGCGGTCTGCAGGGTCGCGATGTCGTCGGCGAGCAGCCGCAGCCGCGCGTCGCGCAGGTCGGCCTGGATCACCGCGGCCCGCCGGGCCACCGCCGCCTGCCGCCCCAGCGGCTTGAGCTGGCGCCGCAGCTCCTCGGTGAGGTCGTGCACCCGTGCGAGGTTGGCCTGCATCGAATCCAGCTTCCGCAGCGCCTTTTCCTTGCGCTTGCGGTGCTTGAGCACGCCCGCGGCCTCTTCGATGAAGGCGCGGCGGCCCATCGGATCGGCGTGCAGGACGGAGTCCAGCTGCCCCTGGCCGACGATGACGTGCATCTCGCGGCCGATGCCCGAGTCGGAGAGCAGGTCCTGGATGTCGAGCAGCCGGCAGGTGTCGCCGTTGATCTGGTACTCGCTGCCGCCGTTGCGGAACATGATCCGCGTGATGGTGACCTCGGCGTAGTCGATGGGCAGCGCGCCGTCCGCGTTGTCGATCGTCAGCGAGACCTCGGCGCGCCCCAGCGGCGGCCGGCCGGTGGTCCCGGCGAAGATGACGTCTTCCATCTTCCCGCCGCGCAGCGACTTGGCTCCCTGCTCCCCCATCACCCAGGACAGGGCGTCCACGACGTTGGACTTGCCCGAGCCGTTGGGTCCCACGACACACGTGATGCCGGGCTCGAAGCGCAGGGTCGTGGCAGAAGCGAAGGATTTGAATCCGCGGAGGGTCAGGGCCTTGAGGTGCACGCCGCCGGACTCTACCTTTCCCCTCCGGTTTCACCCGGGAAGGTGCAGGGCACACCAGACCTTAATGAAAACGGCCCCCCGCCTGGGCGTAGGGAGACGAAAGAGAGAAGGGACGCCGAAGCGCCCCTTGCAGGTACTGCTGGAGTAGGGTCAAGCGTCTGACTATCAGGTGAGCGCAGGCTCCGCCTGGGGTACGTCGATGTCGATGCTGTCCAGCAGCGAGTCTCCGTGCTGCGCGGCGGCGTTAAGCGCGTCGTTCTCGGACTGAATCCGAACGAGCTCGGACTCGAGGTCCTGGACGCGCTGCTGAAGCCGTCGCATCTCGGCGAGGAGTCGCGGGTCGGAACCGCCGACGTAACCGAGAAGCGCCTTTGCCATGATGGATGGTCCTCCACACTGAGTGACCGACCGAAGCGGTGTGGGTCGTGAGGGAATCGCACCCGCGGTGCCCGGCAGTGTCTGTGTGTAACGGCGGTTCTTCTGCCGACACTGCCAAACAGCTAGGGTGCGCGGGGCTTCCAGCGTCTCACCAAAAAGTTTGACGGTCAACACGATCACGCCCCGTATCGGCGGGCAACCCGGCTCGCTCCAGGCGTTCGCGAGCGGCTGCGAAGATCAGCTCACTCCGAGCCTTCCACGCCGCGGCCGGTTCGGCAACGCCGCGTGTGATCTGCATGAACAGCCGGCGGGACGACCCGCCGACGGTCACTTGATCGCGAAGCCCTCGTACCCCCCGCGGGGCTCTCCCCATATTTCCGTGACTCCGTCGACCCGCCCGGGCGTGCCGGAAGATCGCAGCCATTCGAGGAGCCGGTGGCAATTCTCACGTTGACCTTCGGCGACGACCTGCACCCGGCCGTCGTCGAGGTTGGAGGCGAAACCGGTGAGGCCTCCGATGGTCATGGCGTTCTCCCTGGTGAACCACCGGAAGCCCACTCCTTGCACACGGCCGCGCACCCAGGCGGTCATGCGTACGTCTTCGCTCATGCGTGAACGCTAACGGGGCAATGAGTCGATGGTCACTTCGCCCCCGGGGCTCATGGCGTACAGTCGCGCCTCAATGAGCCACCCATTTGGGTGAGTAACGGTTGATCTTGTACGAGAAGTCGTACGCGATCTTGTACGGCCAGGAAGGCACCGCCCATGGGACGCCACCGAAGCACCGCGCCGCGCCCCGGCAAGCGGACCGCCCCCGTGCGCACCGGTCTGCTGGGCGTCACCGCTGCGGCGGCGCTCGGTGTCGCCGCCGTGGCCTCCGGCCTGGTGCCGGTCGGTGACAACTTCGTGCTCGGCGGGAGCAGCTCCGACGCCGCGCCCAAGGTGAAGGTCGAGGCGAAGGCCTCCCCGGCCGCCGAGCGCGTCAACGGCGGCCTGAAAAGCCTGACCGACAGTTCCGCTTCCGGCTCCTCGGGCGGTGGCGGCGGCACCGGCCGCGCTTCCGCCGGAGCTTCGAAATCTGCTTCCGCTTCACCTTCCCCCAGCGCGTCCGCCCCGGCCTCCGCGAAGCCGAAGGCCCCGGCCTCCGCGAAGCCGAAGGCCTCGGCCTCCGCCAAGGCCTCCCCCACGCTGAAGCCGAAGCCCGAGCCGAAGCCGAGCGTGCAGAAGACGGTGGAGCGGACCACGCCGGCGCCCGAGCCGACGACCGCCCCGGAGCGGCCCGCGACGTCCGGCGGGGAGTCGGCCGCGGAGGCCGCGGTGCTGGCCCTGGTGAACCAGGAGCGCGCCCGGGCCGGCTGCCGTCCGGTCCGCCAAAACCCGCCGCTCGCCACGCTGGCCGGCGCGTTCAGCAAGGACATGGCCGACCGGGGCTTCTTCGACCACACGGACCCGGACGGGGCCACCCCCTGGGACCGTGCCTCGAACGCCGGCATCTCGGGCCTCGGCGGCGAGAACATCGCCCGCGGCCAGGCCGACGCGGAGGCCGTGATGGCCTCCTGGATGAACAGCCCCGGCCACCGGGCCAACATCCTCAACTGCGAGTTCCGCACCCTGGGCGTCGGCACGCACTTCGCCGCCGGCGGCCCCTGGTGGACCCAGGACTTCGGCTTCTAGCCGA
It contains:
- a CDS encoding sugar porter family MFS transporter, which translates into the protein MTSTAKATAPDSGRTPPPEHLGHVIFITAAAAMGGFLFGYDSSVINGAVEAIRERFAIGSEALAQVIAAALIGCAIGAATAGRLADRIGRIRCMQISAALFTASAIGSALPFALWDLAMWRVIGGFGIGMASVIGPAYIAEVSPPAYRGRLASFQQAAIVIGIAVSQLVNWGILNLADGDQRGEIGGLEAWQWMLGVMVVPAMLYGLLSFVIPESPRFLISVGRTEQAKKVLGEVEGAAVDLDARVREIDAAMRSEHKSTFKDLRGGRFGLLPIVWVGIGLSVFQQLVGINVIFYYSSSLWQSVGIDPTSSFLYSFTTSIINIIGTVIAMVFVDRIGRKPLALIGSVGMALSLGTAAWAFSYKEDVAGEISMPETQGTIALIAAHSFVLFFALSWGVVVWVLLGEMFPNRIRAAALGVAAAAQWVANWVITVSFPTLSDWNLSGAYVIYTVFAVLSIPFILKWVPETKGKALEEMG
- a CDS encoding bifunctional DNA primase/polymerase, whose amino-acid sequence is MGFTIGGSRGTKEFRAGSRRRGRMSECTAVAEYTGLWGWDVVPGARAAAGSRACSCGDPQCPAPGAHPLAFDAGVPAGATLDEVTESWGEFPGAAVLLPVGRSFDVIEVAEEAGRRALVRLERMGLPLGPVAATPDGRAQFFVAPGAAAELPQLLYRMGWDDADLDLRALGGGSFVTAPPSDRGGLGPMRWLRPPALDSAGDPPQARLLLGTLAYICHRFQL
- a CDS encoding cytosine permease, whose protein sequence is MPAEPADGAIETRGLEPVPDAERTGRVRELVPTWVAANISVLLLTMGAGLVIFNKLNIWQVLVVAVVAPVVSYGLVGLVSIAGKRGGAPGMALSRAVFGQRGNLFPGALIWIARWGWETINAVSGAYALLTVLDLLFGIKSSTALIVVTLLLFVGCTFLVSGLGINALRVCSTWSTYLFGAFSVLVLGYLVATTDWSSVFGKPAGSTAMMIAGIGTIAAGGISWVPSGPDFTRYLPRTASSRGMVGATIGGAGVVVLPMVLMGAVMAVGTPDLATAQDPVSFIGELLPTWIAVPYLLIALIGMLLINSMSMYSAGFTAQTLGIKVPRAWAVSVNAVISLVFGFLLMVVATSFFGSFISFLTLLAVAFSAWIGVFGVDLLRGRAYDAKALLDTTRTSAYWYRGGFAWQAMTAWGAALAVGLLFTRVDWFSGPLATTWIGENGLGWVAGILTSGLLYAVLPGNPVSAADATYAAAEGSADESGTAAEAEREPAGSLSN
- a CDS encoding LLM class flavin-dependent oxidoreductase, with translation MPITVARFNLVDPHGTPESLSARYRAAVEMAAYADDRGIDTVQTEEHHGAADNWLPSPFAFAGAVFGATRRIAVTVSAIIGPLYDPLRAAEDIAVLDLISGGRLVTVAGIGYRPEEYEQQGVEWRRRGRLQDELLETLLRAWTGEEFTYRGRTVRVTPRPFTRPHPMLLVGGSSQAAARRAARLGLPFFPSAHLPELEEYYRARLAEYGTEGFCMMPAAQTPLLHLAEDPDKAWAEHGERFLHEAGMYASWQSADIRSAVRSAATTVAELRAEGVYRILTPDQALAYAREAGESGNLVLHPLCGGMPVDEGWRSLHLLCEQVLPRLKD
- the ftsY gene encoding signal recognition particle-docking protein FtsY gives rise to the protein MEILILAVVIALVAVGVISGLVVSGRKKKQLPPTAPSSTPTITAPPAEPHVGEEAAPTAEEPRRTIEEVALPEAEAQAPAVEAPAAEPQAPAAPEIEVPEPTAGRLVRLRARLSRSQNSLGKGLLTLLSREHLDEDTWEEIEETLLIADVGVAPTQELVDRLRERVKVLGTRTPEQLRTLLREELIALIGPDTDRAVKTESGVDTPGVVMVVGVNGTGKTTTTGKLARVLVADGRSVVLGAADTFRAAAADQLQTWGDRVGARTVRGPEGGDPASIAYDAVKEGIAEGADVVLIDTAGRLHTKTGLMDELGKVKRVVEKHGPLDEILLVLDATTGQNGLVQARVFAEVVDITGIVLTKLDGTAKGGIVIAVQRELGVPVKLVGLGEGPDDLAPFEPGAFVDALIGD